In a single window of the Thermus amyloliquefaciens genome:
- the rpsI gene encoding 30S ribosomal protein S9, whose amino-acid sequence MEQYYGTGRRKEAVARVFLRPGSGKITVNGQDFQDYFQGLVRAVAALEPLRVVDALGRFDAYITVRGGGKSGQVDAIKLGVARALLRYNPDYRAKLKPLGFLTRDARVVERKKYGKHKARRAPQYSKR is encoded by the coding sequence ATGGAGCAGTACTACGGCACCGGAAGGCGTAAGGAGGCGGTGGCTCGGGTTTTCCTCCGGCCCGGTAGCGGCAAGATCACCGTGAACGGCCAGGACTTCCAAGACTATTTCCAGGGTCTGGTGCGGGCGGTGGCGGCCCTGGAGCCCCTTAGGGTGGTGGACGCCCTGGGGCGCTTTGACGCCTACATCACCGTGCGGGGGGGCGGCAAGAGCGGCCAGGTGGACGCCATCAAGCTGGGGGTGGCCCGGGCCCTTCTCCGCTACAACCCCGACTACCGCGCCAAGCTCAAGCCCTTGGGCTTCCTCACCCGGGACGCCCGCGTGGTGGAGCGCAAGAAGTACGGCAAGCACAAGGCCCGCCGCGCACCCCAGTACTCCAAGCGCTAG
- a CDS encoding UvrD-helicase domain-containing protein, with protein sequence MRLYVASAGTGKTHTLVQELFALLRQGVPLRRMAALTFTRKAAEELRERILEEVRALGDGEAGISAPGPQKGFGHRPASLPMAAPSMHWHLAQRELYGALFTTIHGFMAEALRHTAPFLSLDPDFNVLDEFLAEALFLEEARSLLYLKGLDPGQEGELLDALQGLYKKRSLATAFTPLPGAEGVWALFQEALRRYRARTLDLLGPSDLEAHALRLLENPQAVKRVVERFPHIFLDEYQDVNPLQARFFQALEEAGARVVAVGDPKQSIYLFRNARVEVFRQALARAEVRLLGETFRHAPGLAAFLNAFVEKFFPGPEGVQVQPRREGEGRVEVHWVVGEGQLEAKREEEAGVLARRLLALREEGYAFGDMAVLVRSRSSLPHLERAFRALGVPYGIRRGRSFFRRPEVRDVYHALKVALLEGPFSPEERLSLLAFLRGPFLGLDLGQVEEALRQPNPLDHLPPEVKGRLGWLRELAGKRPLEALKTLVRDETFLKRLSARARTNLDTLLLLAASERFPDLEALLEWLRARAQDPEAAELPEGSEGVNVLTVHAAKGLEWPVVGVFDLSRGEFSREEPLLVGLGGEVALRGTPAYPQVRQALKEAAEEEALRLLYVALSRARDVLLLTGSSSAHPGPWAKALMDLGLGPDSRDPRVRLHPSGGALPPPSPGPGVLPPPAPYASLALAPKPFPPVYSPSAHRKAEGEPLPLAEAMEGEVLPKFARALGTLVHYALARNLDPEDEGAMGALLLQEVALPFAEGERARLLAEVRLLLRNHRGMLGRALPPLEAREEDHAELPLVLPLSGTVWYGVLDRLYRVGGRWYLDDYKTDREVRPEAYRLQLALYWEAVRRAWGVEAEARLVYLRPQRVHPFTPEELREALRELEEGKTPGEVPPGVQGGLP encoded by the coding sequence GTGAGGCTCTACGTGGCCTCGGCGGGCACGGGGAAGACCCACACCCTGGTGCAGGAGCTTTTCGCCCTCCTGCGCCAGGGGGTACCCCTAAGGCGCATGGCCGCCCTCACCTTTACCCGCAAGGCGGCGGAGGAGCTCAGGGAACGCATCCTGGAGGAGGTGAGGGCCCTTGGGGACGGGGAGGCGGGGATAAGTGCCCCGGGACCCCAGAAAGGCTTTGGGCATCGCCCCGCTTCCCTGCCCATGGCGGCACCCTCCATGCATTGGCACTTGGCCCAGCGGGAACTCTATGGCGCCCTTTTCACCACCATCCACGGCTTCATGGCGGAGGCCCTCCGCCACACCGCCCCCTTCCTCTCCCTGGACCCCGACTTCAACGTCTTGGACGAGTTCCTTGCCGAGGCCCTTTTCCTGGAGGAAGCCCGGAGCCTCCTCTACCTAAAGGGCCTGGACCCCGGGCAGGAGGGGGAGCTTCTGGACGCCCTGCAGGGCCTGTACAAGAAGCGCTCCCTGGCGACGGCCTTCACGCCCTTACCGGGGGCGGAGGGGGTCTGGGCCCTTTTCCAAGAGGCCCTCAGGAGGTATCGGGCGCGCACCCTGGACCTCTTGGGGCCCTCGGACCTGGAGGCCCACGCCCTCCGCCTCCTGGAAAACCCCCAGGCGGTTAAGCGGGTGGTGGAGCGGTTTCCCCATATCTTCCTGGACGAGTACCAGGATGTAAACCCCTTGCAGGCGCGGTTTTTCCAGGCCCTGGAGGAGGCGGGGGCCAGGGTGGTGGCCGTGGGGGACCCCAAGCAGTCCATCTACCTTTTCCGCAACGCCCGGGTGGAGGTTTTCCGCCAGGCCTTGGCGAGGGCCGAGGTGCGTCTTTTGGGGGAGACCTTCCGCCACGCCCCGGGGCTGGCCGCCTTTTTAAACGCCTTTGTGGAGAAGTTCTTCCCGGGTCCGGAAGGGGTGCAGGTGCAGCCCCGGCGCGAGGGGGAAGGGCGTGTGGAGGTTCACTGGGTGGTGGGGGAGGGGCAGCTGGAGGCGAAGCGGGAGGAGGAGGCGGGGGTGCTGGCCCGCAGGCTTCTGGCCCTCAGGGAGGAGGGCTACGCTTTTGGGGATATGGCGGTCTTGGTGCGAAGCCGCAGCAGCCTTCCCCACCTGGAGCGGGCTTTCCGCGCCCTCGGGGTGCCGTATGGGATCCGCAGGGGGCGCAGCTTCTTTAGGCGGCCAGAGGTGCGGGACGTGTACCATGCCCTGAAGGTGGCCCTTTTGGAGGGGCCCTTTTCCCCGGAGGAACGCCTTTCCCTCTTGGCCTTCCTCCGGGGTCCTTTCCTGGGCCTGGACCTGGGGCAGGTGGAGGAGGCCCTTCGGCAGCCCAACCCCCTGGACCACCTGCCCCCGGAGGTGAAGGGCCGCCTGGGCTGGCTGAGGGAGCTGGCGGGGAAGCGGCCCCTCGAGGCCCTCAAGACCCTGGTGCGGGACGAGACTTTCCTCAAGCGGCTTTCCGCCAGAGCCCGCACCAACCTGGACACCCTGCTTCTTCTGGCCGCCTCCGAGCGCTTCCCTGATCTTGAGGCCCTTTTGGAGTGGCTAAGGGCGCGGGCGCAGGATCCCGAGGCCGCCGAGCTTCCCGAGGGGAGCGAGGGGGTGAACGTCCTCACCGTCCACGCCGCCAAGGGGCTGGAATGGCCGGTGGTGGGGGTCTTTGACCTTTCCCGGGGGGAGTTCTCCCGGGAGGAGCCCCTTTTGGTGGGGCTTGGGGGGGAGGTGGCCCTGAGGGGCACCCCGGCCTATCCCCAGGTGAGGCAGGCCCTGAAGGAGGCGGCGGAGGAGGAGGCCTTGAGGCTTCTTTACGTGGCCCTTTCCCGGGCCCGGGATGTCCTTTTGCTCACGGGGAGCAGCTCGGCCCACCCGGGCCCTTGGGCCAAGGCCCTCATGGACTTGGGCCTGGGTCCGGACTCCCGGGATCCCCGGGTGCGGCTCCACCCCTCAGGGGGCGCCTTGCCGCCCCCTTCCCCGGGGCCTGGGGTTCTGCCCCCTCCCGCCCCTTACGCCTCCTTGGCCTTGGCACCCAAGCCCTTTCCCCCGGTGTATTCCCCCAGCGCCCACCGCAAGGCGGAAGGGGAGCCCTTGCCCCTGGCCGAGGCCATGGAGGGGGAGGTGTTGCCGAAGTTCGCCCGGGCCCTGGGCACCCTGGTGCACTACGCCCTGGCCCGGAACCTGGACCCGGAGGACGAGGGGGCCATGGGGGCCCTCCTCCTGCAGGAGGTGGCCCTGCCCTTCGCCGAGGGGGAGCGGGCGCGCCTCCTGGCCGAGGTGCGCCTCCTCCTTCGGAACCACCGGGGCATGCTGGGGAGGGCGCTTCCGCCCCTCGAGGCCCGGGAGGAGGACCACGCCGAGCTTCCCCTGGTCCTGCCCCTTTCCGGCACCGTCTGGTACGGGGTGCTGGACCGCCTTTACCGGGTGGGGGGGCGGTGGTACCTGGACGACTACAAGACCGACCGGGAGGTGCGCCCCGAGGCCTACCGCCTCCAGCTCGCCCTCTACTGGGAGGCCGTCCGCCGGGCCTGGGGGGTGGAGGCCGAGGCCCGGCTCGTGTACCTGCGCCCGCAAAGGGTGCACCCCTTTACCCCCGAGGAGCTGCGGGAGGCCCTCCGGGAGCTGGAAGAGGGGAAGACCCCCGGGGAGGTGCCCCCGGGGGTCCAGGGAGGTCTGCCCTAG
- a CDS encoding sensor histidine kinase, with amino-acid sequence MATAFSSLRGRLFLLLFLALLALAFPLAFLSAKEAERAASEDLRRALFTRLYLLGEEGPREEEALLLELFRLAQVYGGGTGFVVGEGGVAFTEEPPPPLPPDLPALLAEGRAYQGVWRGTLYVALPQAGGGFGLAVPLEGVAGLGRRLLGLYATWGGGVLLGVFLLFALGLSLALRPLEGLARLLALRPPEDLSPLPDPGLRELRPLVEALNRRLAQVEGLLRELSQKEEAARRFARHASHELRTPLTALKGYLEVLRRVPEPRALEGAWREAERMEALLSGLLRLSRLEASPLSPRPLDLRAFLEERGVAVAGEGVVLADPELLALAVENILENARRHGKPPVRAELHREGEGVWLWLVDAGPGFPEALLPRALEPFVHGGKGTGLGLALVAAVARAHGGRARVENRGGAAVGLYLPLASLKVSPGAPFGKGG; translated from the coding sequence ATGGCTACCGCCTTTTCCTCCCTTAGGGGGAGGCTTTTCCTCCTCCTCTTCCTGGCCCTTCTGGCCCTGGCCTTTCCCTTGGCCTTCCTCTCCGCCAAGGAGGCGGAACGGGCGGCCAGCGAGGACCTGCGGAGGGCCCTCTTCACCCGGCTTTACCTCCTAGGGGAGGAGGGCCCGAGGGAGGAGGAAGCCCTCCTCTTGGAGCTTTTCCGCCTGGCCCAGGTCTACGGGGGCGGGACGGGGTTCGTGGTGGGGGAGGGGGGTGTGGCCTTCACCGAGGAGCCCCCGCCCCCCCTGCCCCCGGACCTCCCCGCGCTTTTGGCGGAGGGGCGGGCTTACCAAGGGGTGTGGCGGGGGACGCTGTACGTGGCCCTGCCCCAGGCGGGTGGGGGCTTTGGGCTGGCGGTGCCCTTGGAAGGGGTTGCGGGGCTTGGGCGGCGGCTTCTGGGGCTGTACGCCACCTGGGGCGGGGGGGTGCTCCTTGGGGTCTTCCTCCTCTTTGCTTTGGGCCTCTCCCTGGCCCTCCGGCCCCTGGAGGGCCTGGCCCGCCTCCTTGCCCTCCGTCCCCCCGAGGACCTCAGCCCCCTGCCCGACCCTGGCCTCCGGGAGCTCCGGCCCCTGGTGGAGGCCCTGAACCGCCGCCTGGCCCAGGTGGAGGGGCTTTTGCGGGAGCTTTCGCAGAAGGAGGAGGCGGCCCGCCGCTTCGCCCGCCACGCCTCCCACGAGCTCCGCACCCCCCTCACCGCCCTAAAGGGGTACCTGGAGGTGCTCCGGCGGGTCCCCGAGCCAAGGGCCCTGGAGGGGGCTTGGCGGGAGGCGGAGCGCATGGAGGCCCTCCTTTCGGGCCTCCTCCGGCTTTCCCGCCTCGAGGCCTCCCCCCTAAGCCCCAGGCCCCTGGACCTTAGGGCCTTCCTGGAGGAGCGGGGGGTGGCGGTGGCGGGGGAAGGGGTGGTCCTGGCCGACCCGGAGCTTCTGGCTTTGGCGGTGGAGAACATCCTGGAAAACGCCCGTCGCCACGGAAAACCCCCCGTGCGGGCCGAGCTCCACCGCGAGGGGGAAGGGGTCTGGCTCTGGCTGGTGGACGCCGGCCCCGGCTTCCCCGAGGCCCTCCTGCCCCGGGCCCTGGAACCCTTCGTGCACGGGGGGAAGGGCACGGGCTTGGGCCTGGCCCTGGTGGCGGCGGTGGCCCGGGCCCACGGGGGCAGGGCGAGGGTGGAGAACCGGGGCGGGGCGGCGGTGGGGCTCTACCTGCCTTTGGCTTCCCTTAAGGTTTCCCCCGGTGCGCCCTTTGGGAAGGGGGGCTAG
- a CDS encoding response regulator transcription factor: MRVLLVEDDPGVREALELGLSLEGHEVRATESPKEALDLLSWAEVVVLDVLLPERDGFSLLKDIRARSEVPVLMLTALDAVEWRVKGLKEGADDYLVKPYSLSELLARLEALHRRVHRKEEVLAYKDLRLYPKRMEAYRGERRLELSPKAFLLLKAFLEAPEEVIPKGALMLRVWGEEVEPATLEVHLSLLRKALGEPNPIQTVRGHGYRLFLP, translated from the coding sequence ATGAGGGTGCTTCTGGTGGAGGACGACCCAGGGGTGCGGGAGGCCTTGGAGCTGGGGCTTTCCCTCGAGGGGCACGAGGTCAGGGCCACGGAAAGCCCAAAGGAGGCCTTGGACCTCCTCTCCTGGGCGGAGGTGGTGGTCTTGGACGTGCTCCTGCCCGAAAGGGATGGCTTTTCCCTGCTTAAGGATATCCGCGCCCGCTCGGAGGTGCCCGTGCTGATGCTCACCGCTTTGGATGCGGTGGAGTGGCGGGTGAAGGGCCTGAAGGAGGGGGCGGACGACTACCTGGTGAAGCCCTACAGCCTCTCCGAGCTTCTGGCCCGCCTCGAGGCCCTCCACCGCCGGGTCCACCGCAAGGAGGAGGTGCTGGCCTACAAGGACCTCCGCCTCTACCCCAAGCGCATGGAGGCCTACCGGGGGGAGAGGCGCCTGGAGCTTTCCCCCAAGGCCTTCCTGCTCCTGAAGGCCTTTTTGGAGGCCCCGGAGGAGGTGATCCCCAAGGGGGCCCTGATGCTCCGGGTCTGGGGGGAGGAGGTGGAGCCCGCCACCTTGGAGGTGCACCTTTCCCTCCTGAGGAAGGCCCTGGGGGAGCCCAATCCCATCCAGACGGTGCGCGGCCATGGCTACCGCCTTTTCCTCCCTTAG
- a CDS encoding protein kinase domain-containing protein produces the protein MQGLLAFLLVLLTAALASRLFPWPLWFLLAFLSGAAWATGVRAEAVFPWLLLGLGVMAAPRVYLGSRRRAPRRPRTQARASTASKTTEEARALGKQYEILEKVGVGGMATVYKAKDKKTGRLVALKVPQERFVGDPRFVRRFHREAEVLAKMDHPNIVKVYDHGQVDGVHFIAMEFLEGEGLDKLIEERRLSLRQAAAILARVADALRHIHAQGIVHRDIKPGNIMVLKGALREDGVDPRGVRLMDFGIAAGKVLTRLTITGARIGTPVYMSPEQAKGQKLDHRSDIYSLGIVLYEALTGQPPFTGGYETVIHQQIFQVPTPPKQLNPQIPQVLSDLVLKMLEKDPAKRPSLDEVIQVLSGSWEEEKGLPHPFYLLVGVEAKKGTVRLLDLSGTAARLISGIGSGPGFFPAPPLSVAADGEGGIWISVFEHGAKLLHRFSPEGELLLSTGPYGMKPGEFLFPVALAVADGSLFVLDSETATVSRLDLKGRYQERFGGQGMGRGTFQDPKGLVASSGFLFVLDYGNRQVQRLSLDGRYLSRYAFRRSKESEELRLLGGVGVEGERLYLYDVEAAKVRVVDLAGSLLASYALPLLEGEDRMSLVELLPFGGILYAARRGASRIHRIDLKTGEALPPLEAYAPVRSLSLWRNPA, from the coding sequence ATGCAGGGGCTATTGGCTTTTCTCCTGGTGCTCCTTACCGCCGCCTTGGCCTCACGCCTCTTCCCTTGGCCCCTTTGGTTCCTCCTGGCCTTCCTCTCGGGGGCCGCCTGGGCTACGGGGGTACGGGCGGAGGCGGTTTTCCCCTGGCTTCTCCTGGGCCTGGGGGTCATGGCGGCACCTAGGGTCTACCTGGGTTCCCGGCGGCGGGCCCCAAGGCGCCCCCGTACCCAGGCCCGGGCCTCCACCGCCTCCAAAACCACCGAGGAGGCCCGGGCTCTGGGAAAGCAGTACGAGATCCTGGAGAAGGTGGGGGTGGGGGGCATGGCCACCGTCTACAAGGCCAAGGACAAGAAAACGGGCCGCCTGGTGGCCCTCAAGGTGCCCCAGGAGCGCTTTGTGGGTGACCCCCGCTTTGTGCGCCGCTTCCACCGGGAGGCGGAGGTCTTGGCCAAGATGGACCACCCCAACATCGTCAAGGTCTACGACCACGGCCAGGTGGATGGGGTGCACTTCATCGCCATGGAGTTCCTGGAAGGGGAAGGGCTGGACAAGCTCATTGAGGAAAGGCGCCTTTCCCTTAGGCAGGCGGCGGCCATCCTGGCCCGGGTGGCGGACGCCCTCAGGCACATCCACGCCCAGGGCATCGTCCACCGGGACATCAAGCCGGGCAACATCATGGTCCTCAAGGGGGCCCTAAGGGAGGACGGGGTGGACCCCCGGGGGGTGCGCCTCATGGATTTCGGCATCGCCGCCGGCAAGGTCCTCACCCGCCTCACCATCACCGGGGCCCGGATCGGCACCCCGGTTTACATGAGCCCCGAACAGGCTAAGGGGCAGAAGCTGGACCACCGCTCGGACATCTACTCCCTGGGCATCGTCCTCTACGAGGCCCTAACCGGCCAGCCCCCCTTCACCGGGGGGTACGAGACCGTGATCCACCAGCAGATCTTCCAGGTGCCCACCCCTCCCAAGCAGCTCAACCCCCAGATCCCCCAGGTTCTCTCTGACCTGGTTTTGAAGATGCTGGAGAAGGACCCAGCCAAGCGGCCTTCCTTGGACGAGGTGATCCAGGTCCTCTCCGGTTCCTGGGAGGAGGAAAAGGGCTTGCCCCATCCCTTCTACCTCCTGGTGGGGGTGGAGGCCAAAAAGGGCACGGTGCGGCTTCTGGACCTTTCCGGCACCGCGGCTCGGCTCATTTCCGGCATCGGCTCGGGCCCAGGCTTCTTCCCGGCCCCTCCCCTTTCCGTGGCCGCGGATGGGGAGGGGGGCATCTGGATCTCGGTGTTTGAACATGGGGCCAAGCTCCTTCACCGGTTTTCCCCGGAAGGGGAGTTGCTCCTTTCCACCGGGCCCTATGGCATGAAGCCGGGGGAGTTCCTCTTCCCCGTGGCCCTGGCGGTGGCTGACGGTAGCCTTTTCGTTTTGGACTCGGAGACCGCCACGGTGAGCCGGCTGGACTTAAAGGGGAGGTACCAGGAGCGCTTTGGTGGCCAAGGGATGGGGCGGGGCACCTTCCAGGATCCCAAGGGCCTGGTGGCTTCTTCCGGGTTTCTCTTCGTGCTGGATTATGGAAACCGGCAGGTGCAGCGCCTTTCCTTGGATGGCCGCTATTTATCCCGCTATGCCTTCCGCCGCTCTAAGGAGAGCGAGGAGCTCAGGCTCCTGGGCGGGGTGGGGGTGGAAGGGGAGAGGCTTTACCTCTACGATGTGGAGGCGGCCAAGGTGCGGGTGGTGGATCTGGCCGGGTCCCTCCTCGCCTCCTATGCCCTACCCCTTTTGGAAGGGGAGGACCGGATGAGCCTGGTGGAGCTTTTGCCCTTCGGGGGCATCCTCTACGCCGCCCGGCGCGGGGCGAGCCGCATCCACCGCATAGACCTGAAGACCGGGGAGGCCCTGCCGCCTTTGGAGGCGTACGCCCCGGTGCGGAGCCTCTCCCTTTGGCGGAACCCGGCATGA
- a CDS encoding PP2C family protein-serine/threonine phosphatase, with protein sequence MRLAPRYTVAAVSHVGRRQNNEDFHRVMRLEVPQGHLFLLAVADGMGGMEAGEWASKVAIEALSEAVRAYADHLKGGRPAVGLAKVMEKAFTLAARRVEKEAERLGKRGMGTTLTAFLYADWLKEGVVGHIGDSRAYHLTPRGLKRLTEDHSWVAERVREGVLTPTEAERHPYRNILTRALGLPEARFDLREVRLAPGEGVLLVTDGLYGLVPEEEWVLGKDLQGSLEGLLAEALRRGGDDNVTAIALRVE encoded by the coding sequence ATGCGCCTTGCCCCCCGTTACACGGTGGCTGCGGTTTCCCACGTGGGCCGCCGCCAGAACAACGAGGATTTCCACCGGGTCATGCGCCTGGAGGTTCCCCAGGGCCACCTTTTCCTCCTGGCGGTGGCCGACGGCATGGGGGGGATGGAGGCGGGGGAATGGGCCAGCAAGGTGGCCATAGAGGCCCTTTCCGAGGCGGTGCGGGCCTACGCCGACCACCTGAAGGGGGGCCGGCCGGCGGTGGGCCTGGCCAAGGTGATGGAAAAGGCCTTTACCCTGGCGGCCAGGCGGGTGGAGAAGGAGGCGGAAAGGTTGGGGAAAAGGGGTATGGGCACCACCCTCACCGCCTTTCTCTATGCGGACTGGCTCAAGGAGGGGGTGGTGGGGCATATCGGGGATTCCCGGGCTTACCACCTCACCCCCAGGGGGCTGAAACGGCTCACCGAGGACCACTCCTGGGTGGCGGAGCGCGTGAGGGAGGGGGTTCTCACCCCCACCGAGGCGGAGCGCCATCCCTACCGCAACATCCTCACCCGGGCCTTGGGTCTGCCCGAGGCCCGCTTTGACCTGAGGGAGGTGCGCCTCGCCCCAGGGGAAGGGGTGCTTTTGGTCACGGATGGGCTCTACGGCCTGGTCCCTGAGGAGGAGTGGGTCTTGGGGAAGGACCTGCAGGGGAGCCTCGAGGGCCTCCTGGCCGAGGCCTTGCGCCGGGGCGGGGACGATAACGTGACCGCCATCGCCTTACGGGTGGAGTGA
- a CDS encoding MFS transporter, with protein MKTLRHKAFARLILSYLVSQAGSKVHRVALLVLVYLLTEKALWVSLVLGAQLLGTVVFSPLLSAWADTQDRKRLLVWSDLLRAPLVALIPLLGAKSLPVLLLLVFLIELLRDLHDPIQNAVVPDLVPKEEVDEANSLVLLADRLSEVLFVGVAGVLVAAVGPAFAFYLDAATYLVSGLILMGLPSLKPQRLPKAGFFARVKEGIGHLASHPALRRAVGTLFAAAAFGSVETALGVVLAIKWLGVGSAGFGFMEAAMALGAILGGLALPYLLRRIPRERLFLLGLLLFGIVEASIGAFPVFAWVLPAFFISGFLNMAFIVPARSILQLNTPQEMRGRIFAAFGAVMNAAVLLGTMWGGALEGSLGAPGVFLLAGSLVSLAALYTLLTGGIPAPREAHKTQEA; from the coding sequence ATGAAAACCTTGCGGCACAAGGCCTTCGCCCGCCTGATCCTTTCCTACCTGGTTTCCCAGGCGGGGAGCAAGGTACACCGGGTAGCCCTTCTGGTCCTCGTCTACCTGCTCACGGAAAAGGCCCTATGGGTCTCCTTGGTCCTGGGGGCGCAGCTTCTGGGCACGGTGGTCTTCTCCCCCCTGCTTTCCGCCTGGGCCGACACCCAGGACCGCAAGCGCCTTCTCGTCTGGTCGGATCTCCTGCGGGCTCCCCTGGTGGCCCTTATCCCCCTCCTGGGGGCCAAAAGCCTTCCCGTCCTCCTCCTTTTGGTCTTCCTGATTGAGCTTTTGCGGGACCTGCACGACCCCATCCAGAACGCCGTGGTCCCCGACCTGGTGCCCAAGGAGGAGGTGGATGAGGCCAACAGCCTGGTCCTCCTGGCAGACCGGCTTTCCGAGGTGCTCTTCGTGGGGGTGGCGGGGGTGTTGGTGGCGGCGGTGGGACCGGCCTTCGCCTTCTATCTGGATGCGGCCACCTACCTGGTCTCGGGGCTCATCCTGATGGGGCTTCCCTCCCTCAAGCCCCAAAGGCTTCCCAAGGCCGGCTTCTTCGCCCGGGTGAAGGAGGGGATCGGCCACCTGGCAAGCCATCCCGCCCTCCGCCGGGCGGTGGGCACCCTGTTCGCGGCCGCCGCCTTCGGCTCCGTGGAGACCGCCCTTGGGGTGGTCCTGGCCATCAAGTGGCTGGGGGTGGGTTCGGCGGGCTTCGGTTTCATGGAGGCGGCCATGGCCCTGGGGGCCATCCTGGGGGGCCTCGCCCTCCCCTACCTCCTAAGGCGCATCCCCAGGGAAAGGCTCTTCCTCTTGGGCCTTTTGCTCTTTGGGATCGTGGAGGCCTCCATCGGGGCCTTCCCCGTCTTCGCCTGGGTGCTCCCGGCCTTCTTCATCAGCGGCTTCCTCAACATGGCCTTCATCGTCCCCGCCCGCTCCATCCTGCAGCTCAACACCCCCCAGGAGATGCGGGGGCGGATCTTCGCCGCCTTCGGGGCGGTGATGAACGCCGCCGTCCTGCTGGGCACCATGTGGGGCGGGGCCCTGGAGGGTTCCCTCGGGGCCCCTGGGGTTTTCCTCCTGGCCGGCAGCCTGGTGAGCCTGGCCGCCCTCTACACCCTCCTCACCGGAGGCATCCCCGCCCCCCGGGAGGCCCACAAGACCCAGGAGGCCTAA
- the hemB gene encoding porphobilinogen synthase has product MERPRRLRSPLLRPLVAEVELSPRHLILPVFVKEGGEPEEVPSMPGVFRYPLAQLPRLGEEVLRAGLGGVILFGVLPEGEKDPLGHGAYAEEGIVQRAIRLLKREFPGLLVVADTCLCEYTDHGHCGVVREGPLGFYVDNDATLELLARTALSQAQAGADVVAPSAMMDGQVRAIREALDQGGFAHVPILSYAVKYASAFYGPFREAAGSAPQFGDRTGYQMDPKAGLWDALREAGLDDLEGADMLMVKPALPYLDVLAALKGRFAKPLFAYQVSGEYAMLKAASQRGWLEERRAVLESLYALRRAGAQGILTYYALDAARWLQEA; this is encoded by the coding sequence ATGGAGCGCCCAAGAAGGCTGCGTTCGCCCCTTCTAAGGCCCTTGGTGGCGGAGGTGGAGCTTTCCCCCCGGCACCTGATCCTGCCGGTCTTTGTGAAGGAGGGAGGGGAGCCGGAGGAGGTTCCCTCCATGCCCGGGGTTTTCCGGTATCCCCTGGCTCAGCTTCCCCGGCTGGGGGAGGAGGTCCTTAGGGCAGGCCTAGGCGGGGTGATCCTCTTTGGGGTGTTGCCCGAGGGGGAGAAGGATCCCCTGGGGCATGGGGCCTACGCGGAGGAGGGGATTGTCCAGAGGGCCATCCGCCTTTTGAAGCGGGAGTTCCCCGGGCTTCTGGTGGTGGCCGATACCTGCCTTTGCGAGTACACGGACCACGGCCACTGCGGGGTGGTGCGGGAAGGCCCCCTGGGGTTTTACGTGGACAACGACGCCACCCTGGAGCTCCTGGCCAGGACCGCCCTCTCCCAGGCCCAGGCGGGGGCGGACGTGGTGGCCCCCAGCGCCATGATGGACGGGCAGGTCAGGGCCATACGGGAGGCCTTGGACCAGGGGGGGTTCGCCCACGTGCCCATCCTCTCCTATGCGGTGAAGTACGCCTCCGCCTTCTATGGCCCCTTCCGGGAGGCGGCGGGGAGCGCCCCCCAGTTTGGGGACCGCACAGGCTACCAGATGGACCCGAAGGCGGGCCTTTGGGACGCCCTGAGGGAGGCGGGGCTGGATGACCTCGAGGGGGCCGATATGCTCATGGTCAAGCCCGCCCTGCCCTACCTGGACGTGCTCGCCGCCCTCAAGGGCCGCTTCGCCAAGCCCCTTTTCGCCTACCAGGTCTCCGGGGAGTACGCCATGCTGAAGGCGGCCAGCCAAAGGGGCTGGCTGGAGGAAAGGAGGGCGGTTCTGGAAAGCCTTTACGCCCTTAGGCGGGCCGGGGCCCAGGGGATCCTCACCTATTATGCCCTGGATGCGGCCCGCTGGTTGCAGGAGGCTTGA
- a CDS encoding YbaB/EbfC family nucleoid-associated protein produces the protein MNLQKLLKEAQKAQKKAAEIQERLETMTVVGTAQNLVEVEANGHGKILAVRLKPEVLTSFQDDLEGLEDLLLVAIQDAQRKAHELSEKEMARELGGVGQMLGKLF, from the coding sequence ATGAACCTGCAGAAGCTCTTGAAGGAAGCGCAAAAAGCCCAGAAGAAGGCCGCCGAGATCCAGGAGCGGCTGGAAACCATGACCGTGGTGGGCACGGCCCAGAACCTGGTGGAGGTGGAGGCCAACGGCCACGGCAAGATCCTGGCGGTCCGCCTGAAACCCGAGGTGCTAACGAGCTTCCAGGACGACCTCGAGGGCCTGGAGGACCTCCTTCTGGTGGCCATCCAGGACGCCCAGCGGAAGGCCCACGAGCTTTCGGAAAAGGAGATGGCCCGGGAGCTGGGGGGCGTGGGGCAGATGCTGGGCAAGCTTTTCTGA